One Cucumis sativus cultivar 9930 chromosome 1, Cucumber_9930_V3, whole genome shotgun sequence DNA segment encodes these proteins:
- the LOC101205385 gene encoding protein NRT1/ PTR FAMILY 6.2 translates to MDGKKLSWTVADAVDYKGFPADKSKTGGWIPAALILGIEICERLSTMGIAVNLVTYLGGVMHLPSAASANIVTDFMGTCFLLCLLGGFLADSFLGRYYTILISALIQTLGTAALAVSTKLPQLRPPPCDGTKTCKEANGFQMGILYLALYLIALGTGGLKSSISGFGTDQFDDTDEKEKAKMAYFFNRFFFFISTGTLMAVTVLVYIQDEVGRSWAYGICSVSMLGAILLFLSGTKRYRYKKSMGSPVVHILQVIAAAIKKRKLELPQNVGLLYEDSPDQASRIEHTKQFQFLDKAAIVAEGDFEKHGAVSALNPWKLSSVTRVEEVKMMARLLPIWATTIIFWTTYAQMITFSVQQASTMERSIGSFQIPAGSLTVFFVAAILITLGVYDRLIMPLWKKWKGKQGFTNIQRMAIGLVLSILGMAAAALAESKRLGVAKAVGGDTTTLPISVFLLIPQFFLVGAGEAFIYTGQLDFFITKSPKGMKTMSTGLFLSTLSLGFFISSFLVSVVKRVTGNDGEGWLADNVNYGRLDCFYGLLTILSIINFVAFLVCVIWYMPQKRKDFQKNGIVNGNLAEEKC, encoded by the exons ATG GACGGGAAGAAGCTAAGTTGGACAGTAGCTGATGCTGTGGATTACAAAGGTTTTCCAGCAGATAAATCTAAGACTGGTGGTTGGATTCCTGCTGCTCTTATTTTAG GTATTGAAATATGTGAAAGGCTATCAACAATGGGCATAGCAGTGAATCTTGTGACTTACTTGGGTGGGGTAATGCATTTGCCCAGTGCAGCTTCAGCCAACATTGTTACAGATTTCATGGGAACTTGCTTTCTCCTCTGTTTGCTTGGTGGTTTTCTTGCTGATTCTTTCCTTGGTCGATATTACACTATTCTCATCTCTGCCCTCATTCAAACACTG GGGACTGCTGCACTTGCAGTTTCAACAAAACTACCACAGCTTCGTCCTCCACCATGCGATGGCACCAAAACCTGCAAGGAAGCAAATGGATTTCAAATGGGAATTTTGTATCTAGCTCTGTATCTCATTGCTTTAGGGACTGGTGGCTTAAAATCAAGCATTTCGGGTTTTGGAACTGATCAGTTTGATGATACagatgagaaagaaaaggctAAGATGGCCTATTTCTTTAAcagattcttcttctttatcagCACTGGAACTTTGATGGCTGTCACGGTGTTGGTTTATATTCAAGATGAAGTGGGTCGAAGTTGGGCGTACGGGATTTGTTCCGTCTCGATGCTTGGCGCGATTTTGTTATTCCTTTCGGGGACTAAGAGGTACAGATACAAGAAGAGCATGGGGAGCCCTGTAGTTCATATTTTACAAGTCATTGCTGCTGCAatcaagaagagaaaattggaGCTTCCTCAGAATGTTGGTTTGCTTTATGAGGATTCTCCTGATCAAGCTTCACGAATTGAGCACACAAAACAATTCCA ATTCTTGGACAAGGCTGCAATTGTTGCAGAAGGCGATTTCGAGAAACACGGTGCTGTTTCAGCTCTAAATCCATGGAAGCTAAGCTCAGTGACGAGAGTGGAGGAGGTGAAAATGATGGCAAGATTGCTGCCAATATGGGCCACAACCATTATCTTCTGGACTACATATGCCCAAATGATCACATTCTCAGTTCAACAAGCATCCACAATGGAAAGATCAATTGGATCTTTCCAGATTCCAGCAGGCTCTCTCACTGTCTTCTTTGTAGCAGCCATATTAATAACTTTGGGTGTTTATGATCGTCTTATCATGCCTCTttggaagaaatggaaaggaaaacaag GTTTCACAAACATACAAAGAATGGCCATAGGCCTTGTCCTATCAATACTTGGAATGGCAGCAGCGGCACTGGCTGAGAGTAAAAGGCTGGGAGTGGCAAAAGCAGTCGGCGGCGACACAACTACCCTACCGATAAGTGTGTTCTTATTGATCCCACAATTTTTCTTGGTGGGGGCAGGTGAAGCCTTCATATACACAGGGCAACTTGATTTCTTCATAACCAAATCCCCCAAAGGGATGAAAACTATGAGTACCGGTCTCTTCCTCTCAACACTATCCCTCGGGTTTTTCATCAGTAGTTTCTTGGTTTCAGTTGTGAAAAGGGTGACAGGAAACGATGGAGAAGGTTGGCTTGCAGACAATGTAAATTACGGCAGACTTGACTGCTTCTATGGACTATTGACCATACTAAGCATCATAAACTTTGTTGCTTTTCTGGTATGTGTTATATGGTACATGCCACAAAAACGCAAAGACTTCCAAAAGAATGGCATAGTCAATGGCAACTTGGCTGAAGAGAAATGCTAA
- the LOC105434485 gene encoding uncharacterized ATP-dependent helicase C29A10.10c isoform X1, which translates to MSANCQHWFRAIMHPSISLFPNSKFYSSQISDGPNVKAKAYEKTFLPGPMFDSYSFININGAREEKDEIGHSLKNMVEVDVVLKIVHSLSQACVDSKGKMSIGVVSPYSAQVVTIQRKIGKKYNCNGFNVKVSSVDGFQGGVEDIIIISTVWCNTGSSIGFLSSNQRTNVALTRARYCLWILGNIKTLSKSNSVWEELVMDAKNHGCFFNANANAITKDIQQIVPLLDYFNSNDEGRSLEIMEGKNVEDHESKAKRLLQLLWQD; encoded by the exons ATGAGTGCCAATTGCCAGCATTGGTTTAGAGCAAT AATGCATCCATCCATAAGCCTTTTCCCAAACTCAAAATTCTACTCAAGTCAGATCTCAGATGGTCCTAATGTCAAAGCTAAAGCCTATGAAAAGACGTTTCTTCCCGGACCGATGTTCGATTCGTATtctttcataaacataaatggTGCACGAGAAGAAAAGGATGAAATTGGACACAGTTTGAAAAACATGGTAGAGGTTGATGTTGTGCTCAAAATTGTTCATTCTTTGTCTCAAG CATGTGTTGACTCAAAAGGAAAGATGAGCATTGGTGTAGTGTCCCCATATTCAGCTCAAGTCGTTACCATTCAACGCAAAATTGGGAAGAAGTACAATTGTAATGGATTTAATGTGAAGGTGAGTTCAGTTGATGGCTTTCAAGGAGGGGTGGAagatatcattattatttccaCTGTTTGGTGTAATACAGGATCGTCCATCGGGTTTTTGTCGAGTAATCAAAGAACAAATGTCGCACTTACAAGAGCTAG GTACTGTTTGTGGATATTGGGAAACATCAAAACACTGTCAAAGAGTAACTCGGTTTGGGAAGAGTTGGTTATGGATGCCAAGAATCATGGCTGTTTCTTCAATGCTAATGCCAATGCCATAACCAAAGACATCCAACAGATAGTTCCACTACTGGATTATTTCAACTCCAATGATGAAGGAAGAAGCTTGGAGATAATGGAGGGAAAGAACGTAGAAGATCATGAATCCAAGGCCAAGAGGCTGCTGCAGTTGTTGTGGCAAGATTAA
- the LOC105434485 gene encoding probable helicase MAGATAMA 3 isoform X2, translating into MSANCQHWFRAIMHPSISLFPNSKFYSSQISDGPNVKAKAYEKTFLPGPMFDSYSFININGAREEKDEIGHSLKNMVEVDVVLKIVHSLSQACVDSKGKMSIGVVSPYSAQVVTIQRKIGKKYNCNGFNVKVSSVDGFQGGVEDIIIISTVWCNTGSSIGFLSSNQRTNVALTRARVGTVCGYWETSKHCQRVTRFGKSWLWMPRIMAVSSMLMPMP; encoded by the exons ATGAGTGCCAATTGCCAGCATTGGTTTAGAGCAAT AATGCATCCATCCATAAGCCTTTTCCCAAACTCAAAATTCTACTCAAGTCAGATCTCAGATGGTCCTAATGTCAAAGCTAAAGCCTATGAAAAGACGTTTCTTCCCGGACCGATGTTCGATTCGTATtctttcataaacataaatggTGCACGAGAAGAAAAGGATGAAATTGGACACAGTTTGAAAAACATGGTAGAGGTTGATGTTGTGCTCAAAATTGTTCATTCTTTGTCTCAAG CATGTGTTGACTCAAAAGGAAAGATGAGCATTGGTGTAGTGTCCCCATATTCAGCTCAAGTCGTTACCATTCAACGCAAAATTGGGAAGAAGTACAATTGTAATGGATTTAATGTGAAGGTGAGTTCAGTTGATGGCTTTCAAGGAGGGGTGGAagatatcattattatttccaCTGTTTGGTGTAATACAGGATCGTCCATCGGGTTTTTGTCGAGTAATCAAAGAACAAATGTCGCACTTACAAGAGCTAG AGTAGGTACTGTTTGTGGATATTGGGAAACATCAAAACACTGTCAAAGAGTAACTCGGTTTGGGAAGAGTTGGTTATGGATGCCAAGAATCATGGCTGTTTCTTCAATGCTAATGCCAATGCCATAA